Within Flagellimonas maritima, the genomic segment GAACTTTATGTATTCCGGATTAATAAAGCTGATGTATTTCTTTTTAAAATACTCCTTTTGAACATCTGTTATCTTTACAAAAGAAGCAAGACTGGAATACGTATTATTGAAAAGATCAAACATTTTATCCACCCAGGGCATAATTTCCGTACTCTTTTCAAAATTCATTTCTCGTAGACCATATCTTTTCTTAATTAAAAGATTGGCTTTTACAAATAGTTTTGGGTCTGCATTTGACGCCAAAAACTTGTTCTCCAAATATTCCTTCTCCTTTACAAAGCCATGTTTTTCATAATGGGATTGATAGTATGGATGATTGTACCACGTAATCATGGTGCCAATATGGTCAAACCCTTCTATAAGTACGCCAACTTTGTCCAAATTGGAAAAACCAACAGGGCCTTCCATATAATCCAATTGATGGCTCTTTCCAATATCGGCCACCTTTTCCAATAAAGCTTGGGACACCTCAAAGTCATCTACAAAATCAAACCAACCGAACCTCATTTTTTTAAGGTTCTGATCTTTTACTTCCAACCAATTGATGATTGCCGCGACCCGCCCCACAATCTTTCCATTTTTATATGCCAGAAAGAAAGTGGCCTCGGCATTTTTAAAAACTGGATTTTTATTTGGATTAAAAGATTCCAGTTCGTCCTTGATTATGGGAGGTACCCAGTAAGGGGAACCTTTATATAGCGAAAAGGGAAACTTGACAAATTTCTTTAAATCAACTTTGGATTGAACTTCTTTTACGGTGACCATGCATCAACTTTTGAAAGGTCAATATTAGGAATATTCTGTTCAGAAGAAAAATAGATACGGTCAAAACTTAAAAGTCTACATCATCTTTATTTTTTTTGCCCTTTTTCTTCTTTTTCTTTTCTTTTTTCTTTTGGGCATTTCTTGGGATACTTCCGTTTTCGCCTGCTTTTTGATCTTGAATGGCAACCAGCTTATCCTTATGGAAATCCAATCGGTACGAAGCACCCAATACTGCAAAAATACGTGAAGGCGAATCTTTGAATCCTGAGCCTAAATGAAAATCTGCTTGAAAGTTGGGATTAAAAAGGTAGGCCACGCCAGTACGTAAAAGAATATCGGAATATCTATCACTTGATATACCCTGATTTTCAATAAAAACGCTCCATTTGGGATCTCTAAACGAATGGGTAAGGGAGACCGCATAGCTCAATTCAGGAAAATCTGTGCCGATTCGGTCATAGGCTATGTTGGAAATTAAAACAAATCTGGGAGTTAATCTACTTTGTGCCGCTATGGCAGCTCTTGGGGATACAGTTGGGTCAGTGGGATAAAAGGGGTTTTCACCTAAATTAAATGTGGCCCCTGCATACACCGAAACTGCTGGAATCAGATTTTTCCATTGAAATTTATTGTTTGCACGCCAGCTGTAAAGATTTGGCTTATTGTTTTCTGGATTTTTAAAAGGGTCAAAAACCAAATACTTCAAACCCAATCGGTTTCTTGAAAAGTCTGTCCTTGTTTCTTCGGTATCTAAATCTGGAAACGTAATATTTTGGTTGATAAAAGATCCTTCCCATTTAATTTCCAAAGTTTCAAAAAGCAAACCGTATCTAAAAGCAAAATCAGAACCAAAAATATTAGAGTCAGAATTAAAATTAGCATTATCCTGTTGCTCGTAAAGGATTCCTATTTCAGCCTGTATAACGTTTTTTCCCACGGCATAAGCACTGACAGCTCTTCCAGGTCTATTGGAATTTATGACATCCGTATATTGTGCATTTAAAAACAGCGGCACAATTAAAATTATTAGAAGACATTTTTTAATGTTTTGGAAACCCATATAACTGATTTTAATACTATTTTAAGATACTTTCAAGGTTTTTAAAGGACTAACAATGTAATTTTGACGCAATAGCTTTTATTATATGGTTTTATTAAAAACGATTTTAATACTTGTATTAGTATACTACACTATTAAATTACTGGCGAAATGGTTGGTTCCTAAGCTTTTCAGTTATGCAATAAAAAAAACACAGGAACGCTTTGGACAACAATTCGGTAATCATCAGGATTTTGGACCCAGACCCGAACAAAAAGGTGAGACCAAAATTTTTAAAAAACCATTTAAAAAATCCAACCCTTCAAAAAAAGTTGGAGAATATATAGATTTTGAAGAAATTGACTAATATTTGTCTATTCAAAATCAATCCATGAATCTTTCTCCAAAAGCGATTATCACCCATATTTGTGTTATAACTTTCTTTATCCTTGCCTCCTTGGTTTATTTTTATCCCGTCCTTCAGGGCAAGGCCATTTTCCAATCGGACATTGCGCAGTATAAAGGTATGGCCAAAGAGCGAAATGACTTTAAAGAATTGACGGATGAGGAATCTTACTGGACGAATAGTGCTTTTGGAGGCATGCCCACATATCAGTTAGGTGCAAATTACCCCCATGACTACATAAAAAAGCTAGATAGGCTCATACGGTTTTTGCCCAGGCCCGCAGATTATCTTTTTCTGTATTTGGTGGGATTCTACATTTTGATGCTCTGCATGAAGGTCGACTACCGACTCGCCATCTTAGGTGCATTGGCCTTTGGTTTTTCTACATACCTAATCATAATTCTTGGTGTTGGGCACAATGCGAAGGCACATGCTTTAGGATACATCCCTATGGTTTTGGGAGGAATCATTCTCGTATTCCGAAAGAAATATATCCTTGGATTTATACTGACAGCACTTGCCATGGCTTTGGAAATAAGTGCCAACCACTACCAAATGACCTATTACTTTATGCTGTTGGTCTTGGTATTGGGATTGGTCTACCTCATCTATGCCATAAAAAACAAACAGCTAAAACATTATTTTGTCTCTGTAGCAATCATGCTCGCCGCCGTCGCGTTGTCCATTGCTACCAATGCAACAGGGCTGATGGCTACCAAAGAATATGCGGATTGGAGTACACGGGGCACATCTGAATTGACCATTAATCCTGATGGTAGTGCCAAAACATCCCAAGCGGGTCTTGATAAAGAGTACATTACAGAGTATAGTTACGGTATTGCAGAATCGTTGAATTTGTTTGTCCCTGGATTATTTGGTGGTTCAGGCAGTGAAGATTTAGGAAAAAATTCTAAAGCGTATGAGTATTTGATCGAGCAAGGGCTTTCGCCTTCCAAAGCATTGGAATTTTCTAGTGGAATCCCTTTATATTGGGGAAATCAGCCTATAGTAGCAGGACCAGCTTATATTGGTGCCATTATTTTCTTTTTGTTTTTGCTTGGGCTTTTCTTGGTGAAAGGAAAAAAGAAATGGTGGATATTAACGGGTGCAATTCTGGCATTGCTTTTATCTTGGGGCAAAAATTTTCCTGCTCTGACCAATTTTATGATCGATTACTTTCCGTTGTATAATAAGTTCCGAGCAGTATCATCTATTCAAGTGGTGTTGGAACTTTGTTTCCCAATATTGGCAATCTTGGGAATACGGGAGCTATTCAAATCGAAAGTAGATACGACTAAAAAACTAACGGCATTGAAATTTAGCTTTTTCATTACCCTTGGCCTAGGTATCTTGATTTTCTTGCTGAAAGGTTTCTTTGATTTTGAGGGCTTACGGGATGAAACCTACAGAGGTTATTTTGGAGATGAATTAATGACAATGATTCATCGTGATCGTGAAGCAGTATATATTAGCGATACGATTCGTTCATTGCTGTTTGTCATTTTGACGGCAATGGCACTTTGGTTTTTAATAAAAGAGAAAATAGGAAAGAACTTAGTGGTACTTGTTCTTGGCGCTTTGATTTTGTTCGATTTAATAGGAGTGAACCTACGTTACGTCAACGAAGGTGATTTTGTACGCCAACGAAACGTAAACACACCGTTCCAGACCAGTCAGTTAGATCAAATGATCCAGCAAGATAACACAACATTTAGGGTCTTTGACCCGCAGGAAGGTCTGAATGGGGCAAGAACTTCGTATTTCCATAAATCCATTGGAGGATACCATGCCGCAAAACCGAGGCAGTTGCAAAATCTTTTTGAATATCATTTATATCAAAATAATATAGAGGTTTTGAATATGTTGAATGTTAAGTACATCATTCAGCAAGATGAGGAGGGCAATAGTTTTCCTGCAGTAAATGATAACGCAAACGGAAATGCTTGGTTTGTGGAACGTTTGATCCCGGTAAAATCCGCCAACGAAGAAATTCAGAAACTTGAGGGGTTTGATTCAAAATTACAGGCGGTCGTCAATACAAACTCCTATCCGACCCTGACCAAACTTCGTTATGATATAGATTCCTTGGCTACTATCGATTTGGTCGACCATCGGCCCAATTATATTAAATACAAAACCGATAACGCGAACGATGGTTTTGCCGTTTTTTCCGAGATGCATTATCCAAATGGATGGAAAGCTTATATAGATGGGGATTTAAAGGAGCATTACAAAGTCAACTATGCATTGAGAGGACTTAAAGTTCCCGCGGGAAAACATGAAATAGAATTCAAGTTTACACCAAAAGTCGTTGAGACGGGAAGCAAGATTTCCTTGGCCAGTTGCATTTTATTGGGACTTATCATTGTTGGTGGCATAGGATTTTCGTTCCGTTCCAAAAAAGCTAAAACCAAGCCCTGATGCATAAAGTTTTGGTCATAGCCTATTATTGGCCGCCAGCTGGCGGGCCAGGTGTACAACGATGGTTGAAATTCGTAAAATATTTGAGGGATTTTGATATTGAACCTATCGTTTACGTGCCTGAAAACC encodes:
- a CDS encoding transporter, producing the protein MGFQNIKKCLLIILIVPLFLNAQYTDVINSNRPGRAVSAYAVGKNVIQAEIGILYEQQDNANFNSDSNIFGSDFAFRYGLLFETLEIKWEGSFINQNITFPDLDTEETRTDFSRNRLGLKYLVFDPFKNPENNKPNLYSWRANNKFQWKNLIPAVSVYAGATFNLGENPFYPTDPTVSPRAAIAAQSRLTPRFVLISNIAYDRIGTDFPELSYAVSLTHSFRDPKWSVFIENQGISSDRYSDILLRTGVAYLFNPNFQADFHLGSGFKDSPSRIFAVLGASYRLDFHKDKLVAIQDQKAGENGSIPRNAQKKKEKKKKKKGKKNKDDVDF
- a CDS encoding DUF4834 family protein, which produces MVLLKTILILVLVYYTIKLLAKWLVPKLFSYAIKKTQERFGQQFGNHQDFGPRPEQKGETKIFKKPFKKSNPSKKVGEYIDFEEID
- a CDS encoding YfhO family protein; amino-acid sequence: MNLSPKAIITHICVITFFILASLVYFYPVLQGKAIFQSDIAQYKGMAKERNDFKELTDEESYWTNSAFGGMPTYQLGANYPHDYIKKLDRLIRFLPRPADYLFLYLVGFYILMLCMKVDYRLAILGALAFGFSTYLIIILGVGHNAKAHALGYIPMVLGGIILVFRKKYILGFILTALAMALEISANHYQMTYYFMLLVLVLGLVYLIYAIKNKQLKHYFVSVAIMLAAVALSIATNATGLMATKEYADWSTRGTSELTINPDGSAKTSQAGLDKEYITEYSYGIAESLNLFVPGLFGGSGSEDLGKNSKAYEYLIEQGLSPSKALEFSSGIPLYWGNQPIVAGPAYIGAIIFFLFLLGLFLVKGKKKWWILTGAILALLLSWGKNFPALTNFMIDYFPLYNKFRAVSSIQVVLELCFPILAILGIRELFKSKVDTTKKLTALKFSFFITLGLGILIFLLKGFFDFEGLRDETYRGYFGDELMTMIHRDREAVYISDTIRSLLFVILTAMALWFLIKEKIGKNLVVLVLGALILFDLIGVNLRYVNEGDFVRQRNVNTPFQTSQLDQMIQQDNTTFRVFDPQEGLNGARTSYFHKSIGGYHAAKPRQLQNLFEYHLYQNNIEVLNMLNVKYIIQQDEEGNSFPAVNDNANGNAWFVERLIPVKSANEEIQKLEGFDSKLQAVVNTNSYPTLTKLRYDIDSLATIDLVDHRPNYIKYKTDNANDGFAVFSEMHYPNGWKAYIDGDLKEHYKVNYALRGLKVPAGKHEIEFKFTPKVVETGSKISLASCILLGLIIVGGIGFSFRSKKAKTKP
- a CDS encoding GTP cyclohydrolase; translated protein: MVTVKEVQSKVDLKKFVKFPFSLYKGSPYWVPPIIKDELESFNPNKNPVFKNAEATFFLAYKNGKIVGRVAAIINWLEVKDQNLKKMRFGWFDFVDDFEVSQALLEKVADIGKSHQLDYMEGPVGFSNLDKVGVLIEGFDHIGTMITWYNHPYYQSHYEKHGFVKEKEYLENKFLASNADPKLFVKANLLIKKRYGLREMNFEKSTEIMPWVDKMFDLFNNTYSSLASFVKITDVQKEYFKKKYISFINPEYIKFVVDAQNELVAFAIVMPSFSKALQKAKGRLFPTGIFHLLKAKKQSKDVIFYLIGIHPDYQNKGVTAIIFNEYHKTFSERGIVNCIRTPELEENTAIRQMWKHFDPIIHKRRRTYKKEL